The sequence below is a genomic window from Gammaproteobacteria bacterium.
AATCATGACGCTGGCGAGCGCTGCCTACGTCATAGCGGCACGGTTCGATCAGCCACGCACCTGGTGGCGGCAACTGGCGCCACTGGCAGCTGCTGCTCCGCTGATCCTGGTGTGGGGCTTTGTCACCTATGGCGGCGAGCATGTTGTGCGCGACACCGCAGTCAGGTATTCGGGCACCGGTGAGCAATTACAGCTGTTATTCGGACACGCGACCGGCATCGACTTGTTCCAGTCCTGGCCGGTCAACCTCATTGGCTTTCTGATGTTTGTTGCGCCAGCCTTGCTGGGCTGCCGCCTGACGACAGACTACTCCCGCTATTTGCCGTTTGCCTGTGCCGCGATAATCTATTTCAGGTTTCCGGCCCTGGCCTTCGGCACGGCTTTTCTCTACCACCGCTTCAGCATTTTCCTGCTGCCATTGTGGCTGCTTGCCTGGAATGCTCCAGCGGAGCAATCGACGCCACGCGCGTCATACAGACTGGCAGCCATCACAGTGGTTTCTGTCATCGTTTCGATCAGCATTTTCAATGCATGGCGCTTCAGAGGGCTGCAAAGCCAGTCGCACGACTTCACCGCTATCGTTCAGCAAATACCCGAAGGCAAGCGCGTACTGTCTGTAGTGCGCAAGCGATACGTAGAAAATTTTCAGTACCCGGTGTTATTGCACCATGCTACCTGGTACCAGCCGTTGCGTGGCGGCATCGTTGATTTCAACTTCGCTTACTTCTATCCGCAGCTGGTGCGTTATCGCCCGGGTCGGCAGGTACCGGTCGATGAGCGGTTTGTCTCACTACCCTACTCGCGCAGCTTCGAGCAGATAAACGGTGCAGCCTACGACTACTTTATTTTTCTGGCTGACGAGGATGAAGGATACCGGCTGTTTGGCGAGCATGGTGCCGGTATCGATCTCGTGGCGCAGCAGGGCCCATGGTGGTTGTATCGCGGCGACGACCCGAACTGACTATCTACGCGATGGAGCGACCAGCCGCGACCACCTGCGACCTGTGGGAGCGGCTTCCAGCCGCGACTACCCGGGTGTAACCTCTGTAGGAGCGGCTTTAGCCGCGAACCGTTTGAGACGTGGCGATATTCTGATTTGCGTCGCGGCTGGTGGCGGACAGGCAGGGTAAAAGAAGTGGAACCGGCCGGGCCGGTTCGACGACTTAGTAATCGAACTGCAGCGCCTGGCGAATGCCGTCTGCCGGGTCGGCGTAGCGCAACTCCACTCCGAGATGTTCGCGCATGCGGGTATTGTCGAGGCGGCGCGATTCAGCAAGGAACGACCAGCGCATCGGGCTGAAGATTTTCTGCGCCTGGTCGCGGTCAATTGCCGGTGGTTTGGGCGCACCGCTGATCGTGGCGACAAGATTGGTGAATTCGGTGCTGCTCATGTGATTGCCATCGCAGATATTCACGGGCGTTGGTGGCGCTTCGATGAGCGCGGCACGTTCGCAGGCTGCTGCCAGGTCACTCACATGGATCCGGTTTCCCGGTCCGGCATCTTCTGCCCGCAGCACCGGGTCGCGCCGCCGGATGCGCTCGAGCGGCAGTCTGCCTGGACCATAGATACCGGCCACCCGCAGCACGACGGTTTCGACACCGGCCTGCAGGCCCCACTCCAGCAGCGCCTGCTCCGCCGCAACGCGGCGTGCCGCACGAGCCGTTGCCGGCGCGACCGGCTGCGACTCATTGACGATGGCACCGCCACAGTCACCGTAAACACCGGAAGTGCTGGCATAAACAAACCGGGCAGGGACATCGATCGACCGCAGGAAGCCTTCAAGCGTTGTATCCCTGTCGCCATCGGGTGGTGGTGGTGCAAGGTAAACCACAACCGCACCACTGGTGTCGATGTCGGCTGGCGCGCCAAGGTCGGTGGCTATCGTGTTGAGGCCGTGTTGAGCCAGCTGGTCACGCCGTCGCGAGGAACGGGTGAGGCAAAGAACATGGTTTTGCGGCGAGAGCCTGTCGGC
It includes:
- a CDS encoding NAD-dependent epimerase/dehydratase family protein codes for the protein MSRRFIIAGCGYTGRRLADRLSPQNHVLCLTRSSRRRDQLAQHGLNTIATDLGAPADIDTSGAVVVYLAPPPPDGDRDTTLEGFLRSIDVPARFVYASTSGVYGDCGGAIVNESQPVAPATARAARRVAAEQALLEWGLQAGVETVVLRVAGIYGPGRLPLERIRRRDPVLRAEDAGPGNRIHVSDLAAACERAALIEAPPTPVNICDGNHMSSTEFTNLVATISGAPKPPAIDRDQAQKIFSPMRWSFLAESRRLDNTRMREHLGVELRYADPADGIRQALQFDY